Genomic DNA from Pistricoccus aurantiacus:
AGGCGTGCCCCCAAAACCACCAGGCAATCAGCGCGATCAGCGCCAGGCCACCGAGATTGATCAGCCAGCTTGTCATGACAAAGCCTCCCGAGGTTGTTCAGCATTGGTGTCAGGCTCCGGACGGTACGAGGTCTTGAACAGCCGCAGCCGGTTGGCGTTGCTGACCACGGTCACCGAGGAGAGCGACATGGCGATCCCGGCGATCACCGGCGATAGCAGGGCGCCGGTAAAGGGGTACAGGATCCCTGCCGCGATGGGAATGCACAGGGTGTTGTAACCGAAGGCGCCCCACAGGTTTTGCTTGATGTTCCTGAGGGTCGCCCGGCTCAGTTCGATGGCATCGGCGATGCCGTGCAAGGAACCGCGCATCAGAGTGATGCCGGCGCTCTCGATGGCCACGTCAGTGCCCTGACCGATGGCGAAGCCGACATCCGCCCGGGCCAGCGCCGGGGCGTCGTTGATGCCGTCGCCGACCATGCCGACGGTTTCGCCGTTAGCCTGAAGCCGCTCGATCTCCGCATGCTTGTCCTCCGGCATCAGCTCCGCCCGGTAATCGTCGATGCCCACTTCCTCGGCGATGGCCGCGGCGGTATGGGGGTTGTCCCCGGTCAGCATGACGATCTTCAAGCCGTCTTGCTGAAGGCGCTGGATCGCCGCTCGGGTATCCGCCTTGAGCGGATCGCTGACGCCGAAGACCGCCGTCAGCCGGTCGTCGATGGCCAGATAGATCACGGTACGAGCCTGGTTTTCCAGACGTCCGGCGATATCGCCAGCGGCCTTAAGTGAAATTCCCGCTTCACTCAACAGCTTGGCGTTACCCATGCGCAGAAACCTACCCTCGGGAGTTCTGGCAGTAACGCCGCGTCCGGTAACACTTTCGAAGGCCTCGACAGTCGCGGTGTCGGCATCTTCCGATTCGGCGTATTTTACCAGCGCCGTGGCAAGTGGATGTTCGGAGCCGCGCTCCAGGGCGGCCACCAGCCCCAGCACCTCGCGACGCTCGCCGTCGAGAATGTCCGCCTCGGTCACTCGGGGTTTGCCCTCGGTTAGCGTGCCGGTCTTGTCCACCACCAGGGTAGTGAGCTTGCTTGCGGTCTGCAGTGCCTCGCCGCTTCGCACCAGCACCCCGTGCTCCGCCGCCTTGCCTATCCCGATCATGGTGGAGATCGGCGTGGCGAGACCCAGCGCGCAGGGGCAGGCGATGATCAGTATCGTCGTGGCGGTGACCAGCATGTGAATCAGTACCGGCGCCGGGCCGAAATTGAACCAGATCAGTGCGGTGATCACGGCGATGATCATCACGCTGGGCACGAAGATCGCCGAGACCTGATCCGCCAGTCGGCCGATGGGGGGGCGAGAATTCTGTGCCCTGGCCACCTGCTCGGTGATCTGCCCGAGTCGGGTGTCGTCGCCGACCCGAGTGGCGCGGTAGACGAGACCGCCGCGGCCGTTGACGGTACCCGCGCTGACCTCACTGCCTTCCTGCTTGCCGACCGGATGCGGCTCCCCGGTGAGCATGGATTCGTCGATATGACTCGAACCTTCCGTCACCTCGCCATCCACCGGAAGTCGTTCCCCCGGGCGTACGCGAACATGATCGCCTTCACGCACCTCATCGATAGGGATTTCCCGCTCGGTGCCGTCGCGGATCACTCGGGCGGTCTTGCTTTGCAGATCCAGCAGGCGCTTGAGGGCGTCGCTGGTGCGGCCTCTGGCCTTCAGTTCCATGGCCTGGCCGAACAGGATCAGACCGATGACCATGGCCGAGGCCTCGAAATAGATGCCCCGAGCCGCTTCCGGCAGCCAGGCGGAAAACAGCACCACCACCATGGAGTAGAGCCAAGCGGTGCCGGTGCCCAGGGCGATCAGGGTATCCATGTTGGCCTGGTGATGCTTGAAGGTCTTCCAGGCGCTGACGAAGAAATGCCGGCCCGGCCCCAGCAGCACCGCCAGGCTCAAGGCGCCGATCACCAGCCAGAAGAGCCTGCCGCTACCTTCCGGCGCCGGATGATAGACGAACATGGAAATCATCAGTGGTACGCCCAGACCCAGCGCTAGGGCGCTACCGCGAATACGTTTCCTGTATTCCCGTTCGTCCTGTTCCTGCTTGGTCTGCTGAGCCTGACGCAGATCCTCGATGCGGCTTGCGCCGTAACCCACGTCTTCCACTGCCTTGATCAACTCGACGGCACTGACGTTGCCGCGCACCTCGGCGGTGTGATTGCCGAAATTGACCTGGGCATGAGAGACGCCGGAGACGCGATTCAGCGCCTTCTGCACCGTATTGACGCAGCCGGCGCAGGTCATGCCGGAGATGGACAGCCGCTGTCTTATCTCGCCGGCCAACTGGGGGGCGGTTTCGGTCTTGGGGCTGGCCT
This window encodes:
- a CDS encoding heavy metal translocating P-type ATPase, yielding MSAAQSQSLERFVPSISCQGCVSKIRRTLQAEDETAEVTGYPEEKRVEIVTDLTSERVDALLEEAGHPPQKKDRTPIADASNQETSFEASPKTETAPQLAGEIRQRLSISGMTCAGCVNTVQKALNRVSGVSHAQVNFGNHTAEVRGNVSAVELIKAVEDVGYGASRIEDLRQAQQTKQEQDEREYRKRIRGSALALGLGVPLMISMFVYHPAPEGSGRLFWLVIGALSLAVLLGPGRHFFVSAWKTFKHHQANMDTLIALGTGTAWLYSMVVVLFSAWLPEAARGIYFEASAMVIGLILFGQAMELKARGRTSDALKRLLDLQSKTARVIRDGTEREIPIDEVREGDHVRVRPGERLPVDGEVTEGSSHIDESMLTGEPHPVGKQEGSEVSAGTVNGRGGLVYRATRVGDDTRLGQITEQVARAQNSRPPIGRLADQVSAIFVPSVMIIAVITALIWFNFGPAPVLIHMLVTATTILIIACPCALGLATPISTMIGIGKAAEHGVLVRSGEALQTASKLTTLVVDKTGTLTEGKPRVTEADILDGERREVLGLVAALERGSEHPLATALVKYAESEDADTATVEAFESVTGRGVTARTPEGRFLRMGNAKLLSEAGISLKAAGDIAGRLENQARTVIYLAIDDRLTAVFGVSDPLKADTRAAIQRLQQDGLKIVMLTGDNPHTAAAIAEEVGIDDYRAELMPEDKHAEIERLQANGETVGMVGDGINDAPALARADVGFAIGQGTDVAIESAGITLMRGSLHGIADAIELSRATLRNIKQNLWGAFGYNTLCIPIAAGILYPFTGALLSPVIAGIAMSLSSVTVVSNANRLRLFKTSYRPEPDTNAEQPREALS